CTATCACTACGCAAATGAGGCACTGAAATGAGGAAAAACTACACCACTCCAGCCCATCTTATTCAtggtacaaaaaaataaacaagttaaAATACAAATTTTTAAGAAGAATAAGCACGAAGAAACAACCTGAACCACCTCATTACTTTATTTCAGACAGCTTTTCATTGCtttatttgaagaaaatattGATCATAATTGTTTATTCTGTGAGCTAAAATTTAGTTGAAACTTAAATTAGTCCTAAAATCTTTGATATGGGCCCAGGTTCTTTTAAATTGACTTAGAGAAATAAGGACCAACCCCGACTCATTTAAATAAGGGCCTTACTGGACTCTGCTTAATGACATAAAGACCTAACCAGACTCGGTGAAAATAAGGCGCAAATTGCATACAGTGAAATAAGGACCTAAAGGACTCAGTGAAATAAGTACCTAACCGGATGCCGGATGTGCATTGCAGACAGCCTGCACCTTACCTTGCTGAACACACGGAGCAGATCTGTGGCTTCCCGAAGCAATTGCACTGCACAGGCTGGGCCCCCTTTCTCTGAGACAGTATATCATCCTTGCCCTCCTTCACCAACAGCGCCCGCTTGGCAAGTAGCAGACGACGTGGGGACTTCACCCGTTTGGCGAACACAGAGTTACTCAAGTTAGGAGTGGGTGGGGTATACTGTTGAGATCTAGACGATGAACTTGCTGAGTGTTTGCTTTGAGACATCTGGGTAACTGGCGTTGAAATGGACGAGCCTACGCTCAAGTTCTGAATAGTGAAAAGTTACCTTAGTAAATATGTACACTTATTGCACTGAAAGTTGAAACATTTTATTGGCCAATGCTTATACAgtgagtttttatttattcatatttttttttcaaattgtaatgctgaaaaatgaataattgtattataatcTGTTAACATGGAATACAGGGAAAACAAATGGACCGTTAAACTTGTTCTTAGTACACCATCATTTCGTATGAATACAATTCGAATGATTGCGATTTCACACCATatttgagcctcaatctgggaaaacagggcttaatgcatgtgcatcaagtgttgtcctatataagcctgtgaagtcaacacaggcttatcagggaccacactttatggcttaactggattttttagagacttcatttaaacgaaaaaagtcCGTGATCAGCAGgtgctgactgcactggctaatcagggatgacactttatgcacatggattaagcccagttttcccagaatgacaCTCATTTGCAGTAGATTTGCCTCACTGAAATGTAAGAAAGAAATGTAAGAAAGACTCAACATCTACAAACAACCTGAGTTTCCTGAAGTATTCCACTTGTGTCCACAGGACCGGCTGCATTGGGTGACGAGGAGGCCTTGCACACTGGTGCCTTGTGGGCAAGACCAAAATCCACCAGGGCATATCTGAAAACATGTAAATATTGTAGATCTGAATCCACCAGCGCTTATCTGAAAAATGTAAATAGTACAGAAATCCTCCAGGGCATATCTTACAAGACTATTGTCaggcaatatggtcccctaccggtgaaactccattttcagcaatatttctagtctatttgttgccatagcaaccataattcttgacataagaacaaaatgaaatgacaaacATATACATTATCTTCATATTGCCATcagaccatgtttcaagtttcattaaaaaatatgaagaccttaaaaagttatcacaggatccacaaaaaaaaataaaaattaaaaactgtgtCATAGATGTTATGCTTCAATATAAATACCATTCCATCCAATTTTATCAAAATCCAAAAATTCTGCATGAACTTGTTGTCCAACAAAACATCCAAACTTAAGTAACATAACCATGGAAACGGAAATTACAAGTATTATACATAAGGCCTTTATCATAGATTTTTCAAAAACAGCCAATTTAGTTAATAATCTAAGCTTTATATTGTTATTGAACATGACTTGCTATGTATAACATCACACAACTGAGATACAGGGGACCTACGGGGCTAAGGTCATCTTAGCCAAATGTACCTTACTTTATCACATCTCTTCTTTCATTGAGTTTTTTAACAAATAGATTAAGATACTTGAATATGAGCCcctctgggaaaatagggtttaACGCATGATGTCCTTAATTAACCTGTGCAGCCTGTGACAAAACATTGCGCTATGCAATTATTACTTTACAGGAAGTCGCTTCTAAAAGAAATTCGTTTAGGggaaaattgttgtccctgataagcctgcgctgacttcacaggattatctgggaaaacacttcaGGCTTACGAATTAAACCGAGTTTTTCCAGAGAGAGGCGCATATTGTGATCCATGTTTGCCCATTTGAACCCACTAGCAATATAAGCCATGGGCATGGGCTACCAATTTCTCTTGGAGACCTAACCTTTTAGTGTTCCTATCATAGAGGAAGTTGCTGGGTTTCACGTCCCGGTGGATGATATCAAACATGTGCACGCGCCGCAGGGCGACCAGCAGGTGCTTCATGTAGTTGTACACATCGGTCAGAGACATGTGTAACAGGTAGTCCTGGACAAAAGTTAAAACACGACGACTTAAagtttaaccttttcccactcagaagcaaatcgaaaatggctatatgcaaacagcataaaaccagaagagACTGCAagaaacttgcagtctgttcaggattgatgcagtttgctgctcatcagtatctaccGTATTTCTTTGATTGTAAGACAGATTGACTATAAGACGAGACCCCAACTTTAGGTCCCAGATCGGCTGTATTTTGCGTGGCCTCTCTAATAAGACAGGGCAATTTTTAAGGACGAAAATCGGTAAAATTTCAATAGTAAAAATACCCGTAATGGTTTACACAATGCGTGTTTTACCGCCCACCTCTAGGTGGCaacatgtcactatcaatcgataatttcaggggtttattgcagtttatggctttgttttacctGCCACATTTATCGGACTATACAGTGTACAGATAAAATCACGGCAAGTTACATAAGAGACTGATAGTAGTCAGCGGGTGTTATCCTACTGGAAATGTgcttttaatgcataatattatcaaaacatttttttcagcacgtaaagcgttgtaacaaattaatattgaattcataacaaatataccacaagcataaatgttccgtaaaattcccaaatgagaataataatttgaaatccgaaacacacttccgattttttaatgtttacacgatgtttacaaatgcttccaatatattcatcatgtatatttcccgacaaaagagcgcgaaaattatgtggcaatgttcaaggtcaaggtacatATACGtgtggaaagcgtgcgtgtattgattttttatacaaactgtgtagcgtatttttaacaaaattatatcgcgaacaatttgatatttcttctcaattaatttcaaatcaaacacgctgtatctgTATCGTTACTGTCTttaagtaattattgaaacagtaattgtactgttaATTGTGGGACAGCTGTGATTAAGTCTACGAAACCAAGTGTTcatccaataaaaaaatatacagtgtgaagttgaacaataacGATTGGTAAAGAGATATCAAGCCATCCAGTAATTAATTTTGATTGGGCAGAAGTAGTTTGCAGCAGAacccaggggtgtgattgaggcaaagtcagaggggaggaaaattctgttgactgattttgactacgcgaatggcgcgcataacgcaatgacaaacataaaaacagacatttaaataaacaacttattgaacttcataacaatatttctttataaaaacctgttaaacttcacatttaacatactgaggatgcaaagtaaacagttaagtatttattgtgatcaatagcagcagtttttcaatgtattgaatgacagttaatagactaaatataaacaaacacacttgagtgttcttctggtgttaatgatgtattaactgagttaaattaatatatttaatttgtttacctttcaatatcttgcatttcacatcttcactcagctCAAAGCTATTTctgttaactgaacagcgtgacaaacataataaagcagaatatgcatatgattctgattatacacagacccactgacatataaaaatcaaatcatgtttgtctatttctatgttcgaacgatactctctaaattgttttacttcgcgagtagacttcactccaatttgcaaacaccggtttccgtgacacaaattcagtgggcacatttcttaacaaaatgtgttgcttgtatctataacgtagtctttttttgacaaacacatttcattattcctatcagactaggtgatgtcagtcgtttattcgattgctatttgttatttcaataatcttaattttctcttcacaacggcgccatttgcaaacaaatcacagagcgcattttaagaacacgattttaattggaagattgggaaacgacagccaattatatggctcattttaaaaatgcttaggcagaatctaccagtataaaatgcggagagatttcgcgggctgCGGATATTTCgtgccgcttatgaaatacgtccgcggaatcggtggtagcccctctcccccacatttttaaaacgaatttacgcaaatctaagaagtgacatccgggacaacccAATCCAcggaaatccgcggaaaaatcacacccctgagaaccgttgtgcatatcattataAAATTGGATACTGTATCCTTATCGTTACGGTCTATTAGTTGAGAAATTATtaaaacagtaattgtactgtgcACTGAATCAAGAGAACATCTGGACAGAACTGGAGTAAGTGTTGGGCATTATGAAAACACGCATAACACAtctagactgctgtctgcggtgtttagacaaagggattaacatgtgcgATTGCAACTCttccgatttggtccataattaccggtaatacattgttttgaatgtcattgTTTTAATCAATGCATACTTATTAatataatggaaaaaaaaaattgaacttttaatttttattcgATAATAAACTCGCGAGTATTCCAAACAGacatatcatttataatatataataacataagGATATAAGCGGCAAATCATGTATCTAAACGAAAGTAGTTTCTATTTGTCATCAGAAATATGGTTATCACGTCACAAATATTAGTAAAAAAAATCTAAGTTTTTCATAGGATGCTCTTATAAGACGACCAAAAAATCTAAGTTTTTTCATAGGATGCTCTTATAAGACGACCCCCAACCCAAAAAAATCGGGGAAAAAACCCGTCTTACAATTGAAAAAATACGGTAatggttggagatgaagccttaaaaacttgaatcaaataaaaaaggtatttaattaaatttaactttcatagggactacaaatgcgtaaaaatacatttctaagtggtgaagggttaaacaatgtaatattttgcattttacatACAGTTCAATCcaggcagttttttttaaatttctcatTTTAGTAAGTCAGtctttatttatcattttagAAAGTTGAAATGTTATTCATTAATAGAAAACATGAGGAATTTCATAAGCCTgcaacaggcttaatgcatttgtgtattgcCCAAAtacagcctgtgcagtccacacaggcttatcagtaacAACACTTTAATTTCggactgaatttttgtttaaacaagagggccaagatggccctagttcgctcacctgagaggagtcggttcattcaatcttaaccaaatgtcaaacttgacctagatattgtccagacaaacatcctggtcaagtttgaTCATtttttcatctgcgagtcatgatcaatgtacctatgaagtttcatgatcctaagcgttagcattcttgagttatcatccggaaaccatttttctaagttgagtcaccgtgaccttgacagccattgtgtgaatacgttatttggcactgtgaccttgacctttgacctagtgacctgataatcaataggggtcatctgcaagtcatgatcaatatacctatgaagtttcatgaacctaggcataagcgttcttgagttatcatccagaaaccattttactatttcaggtcaccgtgaccttgacctttgacctagtgacctgaaaatcaataggggtcatcttcgagtcatgatcaatgtacctatgaagtttcatgattctaggcataagcgttcttgagttataatctggaaaccattttactatttcgggtcaccatgaccttggacctagtgacctaaaaatcaataggggtcatctgcgagtcatgatcaatgtacctatgaagtttcatgatcctaggcctaagcgttcttgagttatcatccggaaaccattttactatttcgggtcatcgtgaccttgacctttgacctagtgacctgaaaatcaataggggttatctgcgagtcatgatcaatgtatctatgaagtttcatgatcctaggcataagcgttcttgagttatcatcccgaaaccattttactgctttaggtcactgtgaccttgacctttgacctagtgacctgaaaatcaataggggtcatctgcaagtcatgatcaatgtacctatgaagtttcatgatcctaggcctaagcgttcttgagttatcatccggaaaccattttactatttcgggtcactgtgaccttgacctttgacctagtgacctgaaaatcaataggggtcatctgcgagtcatgatcaatgtatctatgaagtttcatgatcctaggcataagcgttcttgagttatcatcctgaaaccattttactatttcgggtcatcgtgaccttgacctttgacctagtgacctgaaaatcaataggggtcatctacgagtcatgatcaatgtacctatgaagtttcatgatccttggcattagcgctcttgagtaatcatccggaaaccatatggtggacggacggaccgacatgagcaaaacaatataccccctcttcttcaaaagggggggggggggggcataatgagaaaactgcccccctcccagcagccatgttattcaactgaccggaaccatttttgaactcaaggaaacaaatgttctgagcaaatttcatgaaaattgggccaaaaatgtgacttctactgtgttcacatgttttcactatatacatatagagaaaaaagccccgcccactggcggccatgctttttcatagatcctgaccattttcaaactcgtccgagatatcaataaaaccaatgttttgaccaactttcatgataattgggcaaaaattgtgacttctagagtgtttacaaggtttctctatagccaaatagggaaaactgccactatatacatatagtgaaaaatgccccacccactggcggccatgttttttcactgatctcaaccattttcgaacttgtccgagacatcaattgaaccaatgttttgacaaactttcatgatgattgggcaaaaattgtgacttctagagtgtttacaaggtttctctatagccaaataatgaaaactgccccacccactggcggccatgtttttcaacggatcggaaccacttttgaactcaaccaagatatcattaagacaaacattttgacaaagtaacatgaagattgggcatgaaatgtgacttctacagtgtttacaaggtttttcttttttttgacctagtgacctagtttttgacccggcacaacccagtttcgaacttggccgagatttcattgggacaaagcttcagaccaagtttcatgaagatgggacaagaaatgtggcctctatagagtgtttacgagcaaatgtttacggacggacggacgaacatgcgacggacaaagaccggtcacaaaagctcacctgagcaatcagaaaAATTATTTAGACACtgatagtgtcatccctgactgtAATGGGAAGACACTAtatggacatgcattaagcttcaTTTTCCCAAAGTGCAGCTGGTATATTTCTTACATGGAACTTTTCGTGAGGGAAGTACTGCATCACTATGACGACATGGTCTCTGTTTCGTAGACACAGCTCCACTCCGATGACATTGTCACATCCACTGAAGGTAAACAGGACAAAGACATGCTCAATGTGTTTCTTTAGGCTCAGGTACTTCTTTAAAGTAcccgggtactcataagtattTTAAATTGTACCCccattatgaaatatatatactaaAAGGCACCCAGCCATAAGCTGGGGttcttttaagtatattttccgtaccctgggtactttgAAAAATACTTAAAGAGTACTTTTAAGTAAAACCTGAACTGACAATGACCAATTGGGCCAAAGTAAAATACTAAGTGCAAACAAAACATGTCTCAAACAATAATTCTATAATAAAATGTAGAAATTGTGTATAACATATTTTGGTACATAATAAAATCAAATGGTGCGGGATATGTAAATTGATATTGATCAACacaattgtttgttgttgttgtgcaaTAAACACATGTCTTCCCTAAAAGGGGCATATCAATTGCAAATATCCAACAAGGTCATGGGCAGATACATACAATCTTAGAATTGGACCCcttaaaaggatcttttcacgctttggtaaattgacaaaattgaaaaaagttgtttcagattcgcaaattttcgttttggttatgatatttgtgaggaaacagtaatactgaacatttaccatgctctaatatagccattatatgcatcttttgacgattttaaaacataaaaattataaagtgttgcaacgcgaaacgattgaataatttggagagttctgtttttgtcgttaaattttgtgaaactacgaagattgcttatataaggtataaaatacgttcagtatgtgttctcggcggaatagctcagtaggtaaaagcgtttttacttcaggactctggcaggactccaggggtcactggttcgaatcctgctccgggcaatgttcttttcctttttttaaattttatttttgattttttactggagcttttacgatccaatgtttacatttatcaatataaagcatttaatgaataagttaaaaaatgccaaaatctgtgaaaaggccccttttaaagtCTGGTTAAGCAAGCTGACAGCTGGAAATGTCATCCTTCAATAAATAATAGAACGCAAAATGTAAGCCCTACTTTCCCAATATTTGAGATGCGTTcgaggaaaactgggcttacagcatgtgcgttaagtgtcatcccagattagcctgtgcagtttgcactggctTATCAAGGAAGAAACTTTTAGCTATTATTGCATTTTTCTTTTTCATCGTCCTTCTAAACAAAACCTTGTGTGGGCAAAAAGattcatccctgataagcctgtgttgactgtcccttacacacatgcgttaagcccaattttatcagaacgaggctcatttaaaGGAAAGGGCCCCTTAACTGGAGCTTCAAAACCCTTGCTGTTACCCGATCTCCAGCAGACACTTGAGCTCCCCCTCTATACGGCTGGGATGGCTGGTGGGGATGATGTGCTTCAAGGCAAACATCTGGGGGATGTCAGGGTAGTGCTTTAGGCGGGCCAGAAACACAGAACTGAAGGTACCTGAAACCACATGGAGGGCTTGTATAGTATGCTATGCATATACTTGAATTATAatcatacacatttattttaagagCAAAATAGTAGAGTATTTAAGAGTGCTTCACTGTGCTTTTTTGCTACAATCCCACCCTTCTAATGTGCCAATCTGATTTGAtaaacacaaatgaaaacatttcttaaaatgttataatttaatagattttttaatgtttgcaaaCATTTCTTAGCAAATGATTAGCAAGTCAACACGTTAATAACAAGTGCTAAACTAAGAAATTTCTTAGATTTTTCACTTCATTAGAAATGTCACAAGACTAGACCAGTTATCCTCCCTGTCTCTTTTTAGCAGCAACCTGTACCTTTAGCAATCCTAGATTTTCATTATTAAAGCACTTCAAGAATTTCTTGAAAAATGTTCTACCTTCTCCAATTTTGTCGATAACTTCAAAGTGTTCTTTAACCTCCGGGACAAACTCGTACAGGCAATTGATTTCTTCTTGGATTTCAACTACAAAAAGAAATGCAGACATAgtaaaatacatacatgtacaaggGTTATAAATTCACAGTAATTTAGAATAATGATTAGCTGTTTTAGCagtataacaagagggccttataggcccaaagtcgctcacctgagataaaaagatattgggacaaatcttctgaccaagttccatgaatttcggaaaataaatgtggcttctagagtgttaacaaggttttactatagccatataaggaaaaatgccccgccccttagcacCCATGTATtccaagcaaaggttaccattttcaaactcatccaagatatcattgggacgaatctttttaccaagtttcatgaagatcgaaaaataaatgtggcctctagagtgttaacaaagttttacttaaagccatataaggaaaaatgccccacccctggcggccatgtttttcatccaactggcatcattttcaaactcgtccaagatatcattgggatgcatcttctgaccaaatttcatggagatcggacaataaatgtggcctctagagagttaacaagattttactatagccatatacatgtaaagccatataaggaaaaatgccccgccccttgacagccatgtttttcaagcaaaggttaccatttttgaacctatccaagatatcattgggacaaattttttttttttttttttttttttttttttttttttttacctgcaaaattttattcactccgtagaatattacatacattatGAATTTCATATAACAAAGTAGTTCATGTATAGCAAtttggtaattaaattcaaacatacattcatatacaattataattgagTTATAGTACAAGtatgtaacaacaacaacatacactagtttgttcaatacaaactaaattagtgttgaatataagtatgtacatatcatttaacataaaaaattgcacattagaaaaaaaaaaaaaaaaaaaattagtatgGGTGCTGAATTGCATTATATACGCAAGCTGATAATGCAGAGTTTAcaagaacaacaaaacaaattcatatgtattagttgaattatgtgttatggttagttatgtcattatatgtgatgtcagtaaatattttcacaagggaccatatttttaattcttcattTGATTTAATTGtgcttttgtaaatttcaaaagtttgtttcattCTGTTTACAAGTCCGTACTTTGAGGGGATTctgttttttctttgacaatgaaagatataccgtttaagctctaggcaaactatatttaaatcattcatttttggattaataattccaagtactagatcctgacatgtaatgggaatatgtatgcttggtctacttctacgaacaatatcgacaacaaatttaataatttcttgggTATATGGACAGTTCCAGAACAAGtgaattatattttcaacttccaaattacagaatgtacatagattatttgtagcaattttcattttgaacattagggattttgttcccaatattctgtggactattctgTACTGGAGCCATCTGATATATGTTTCCTTAGTTAGATTGAAAACAAGTCCATGCACTTTTttccaatcaatatttaaaaattctgaGTTCCATTTAGTGTTacaagctggaatgtcattgttttgaattaatgttttataaatatgtttctcttctttcggactggttaatattttttttatgtaagttggtaatatGGGTCCTttagtgtttttgtcaaaatttggcaggtcttcaaatttgtcaatgtatttctttattacgtttattaatccttggtacaataggaagtttacatttgttccaagttgtgtatccaaagattctttggaaatgAAGCAGTTTCTTTCTATCATTATGTCTCTCACAAACCGAATGCCTCTTTCATATAGACATTTAATATAGATAAAgctattgctaattttaaaattatgattataaaaaagaggcatatctaaaatatcatcacaatttaatattggcagcttttcaatatacaatatatagtttttcaaaacatcaagccaaaatttatttctcaagtgtaaacatattttttcggcatacattttaccagtattgaataatattttaaaatctattaacgatTTAGCCAGTGCATAACAATTTCCTTCTCCTGACACTATTCTTttaagccatgttattttcatgtaattttcaaaagaacatatatctatcatattTAATCCACCTTCATTATAATCTTTAACaattactgtttttttaattttgctcggtcctgcccaaatgaagtcataaaagtattgatttattgttttcatagtgTCTACGCTTGGAGTTGGTAGTGATACAAATAGATGAATAAGTAAAGGTAgaaataatgatttaacaatggttatctttcctagaggAGTAATATTTCTGCGATTCCAATGACTTATTGATCTTTTAATActttcgattttgttttcaaaatttgtcaTTACCATTTTGtctaaattaatatcaaacattattCCAAGAACCTTAAAGGTAGTAGCTCcccatgtcagtttgtatttagtttttattgatctagtactatatttcatagagcctatccaaattaaat
This is a stretch of genomic DNA from Dreissena polymorpha isolate Duluth1 chromosome 7, UMN_Dpol_1.0, whole genome shotgun sequence. It encodes these proteins:
- the LOC127839183 gene encoding cell division cycle 7-related protein kinase-like, which translates into the protein MAEEMSTPSSSRKKAKRLPFEIQEEINCLYEFVPEVKEHFEVIDKIGEGTFSSVFLARLKHYPDIPQMFALKHIIPTSHPSRIEGELKCLLEIGGCDNVIGVELCLRNRDHVVIVMQYFPHEKFHDYLLHMSLTDVYNYMKHLLVALRRVHMFDIIHRDVKPSNFLYDRNTKRYALVDFGLAHKAPVCKASSSPNAAGPVDTSGILQETQNLSVGSSISTPVTQMSQSKHSASSSSRSQQYTPPTPNLSNSVFAKRVKSPRRLLLAKRALLVKEGKDDILSQRKGAQPVQCNCFGKPQICSVCSARSNQNAPRAGTPGFRSPEVLMKCPDQSTAVDIWSAGVIFLSLLSGRYPFFRANDDMTALAQIISTFGTDSVKEAAKACGKSLICSQTQSPVDFRTLCMKLRAAPMSKHQTKKGVTMDPLSEQSWRSVPDSAFDLLSRLLDLNPYTRITAEEALTHKFFSEMEERLGSVLC